Proteins encoded together in one Euwallacea similis isolate ESF13 chromosome 12, ESF131.1, whole genome shotgun sequence window:
- the ClC-a gene encoding chloride channel protein 2 isoform X2, with amino-acid sequence MAHQRTVGDVDGLNNLDGKNNERYGLGYQNTLMYGRYSRQLGEFAKLEGLKAQEKRRLKEEKARKKELRGYQGKLAKSISFLWKHTFARLGEDWVFLALLGIIMALISFIMDSGIFICNAARLWLYNDLTRHPAAQYAAWVFLPVTLILFSAGFVHLVAPQSIGSGIPEMKTILRGVALKEYLTFKTLVAKVIGLTTTLGSGIPLGKEGPFVHIASISATLLSKLVTGFQGIYENESRTTEMLAAASAVGVASCFAAPVGGVLFSIEVTTTYFAVRNYWRGFFAAVCGATMFRLLAVWFQSADTVTAVFKTNFYMDFPFDPQELFVFALIGAFCGLGGAFYVWMHRQYVMFMRRSKTINAFLQKNRFLYPGIVALAVSTLTFPLGTGQFIAGDLTTHNQVVALFSNFTWTKSNHTPFEESIIKHWKTDYTGVIFCLNCYVIFNFIASIICSTIPVPAGAFIPVFKIGAAIGRIVGELMHMWFPHGMRYGGNTSFIIPGGYATVGAAAFSGSVTHTISVSVIVFEMTGQISHIIPIMIAVLISNAIASLLAPSMYDSIILIKKLPYLPDLLPSSSGMYNVYVEDFMVRDIKYIFHGMTYEELKQLLKENRKLQSFPLVDKPDSMILLGSIQRLQLIQLIEKHIGRERRLQVAAIRKREAEEKAREEALRQVEERKRRPSRFQVTPAPDTLERQLPENNLEPHQHTYTPNFGTQPRKSILKKTNSFTLKGFSPFMNTSPGSTPYTTVTGAESRIRHAFEAIFRKSAQLQDVSRGESQQVLDNPSSFDSKPKIVPTSPTTSKKVQLPRERVCDMSTEDQKNWEDEEMRQPVDFTFCHIDPAPFQLVERTSLLKVHSLFSMVGVNHAYVTAIGKLVGVVGLKELRKAIEDANSGNLPQHAEANETGTVTVNDVKEPLEEVDASTQLVSKV; translated from the exons ATGGCCCATCAAAGGACAGTAGGTGACGTCGATGGTCTCAATAATTTGGATGGCAAAAACAACGAGAGATATGGCTTGGGATACCAAAATACGTTG ATGTATGGCCGGTATAGCCGTCAGCTCGGAGAATTCGCGAAACTTGAAGGATTGAAAGCACAGGAGAAGAGGAGGTTGAAAGAGGAGAAAGCTAGGAAGAAAGAGCTTAGAGGATATCAGG GCAAACTTGCAAAATCTATATCGTTCCTATGGAAACACACTTTTGCGAGACTAGGAGAAGACTGGGTCTTTCTGGCCCTATTGGGCATAATCATGGCCCTTATAAGTTTTATTATGGATAGTGGCATATTCATATGTAATGCAG CTAGATTATGGTTGTATAACGACCTCACCCGCCATCCAGCGGCCCAGTATGCAGCATGGGTCTTCTTACCAGTAACGTTAATATTGTTTAGTGCAGGATTTGTGCATCTGGTAGCACCTCAATCAATAG GTTCTGGAATTCCGGAAATGAAAACGATTCTACGAGGAGTGGCTCTTAAGGAATACCTCACTTTCAAAACTTTAGTTGCCAAAGTTATCGGATTGACCACCACTTTAG GCAGTGGAATACCTCTAGGAAAGGAAGGTCCCTTTGTCCACATCGCCAGTATCTCAGCTACATTGCTCAGTAAGCTGGTTACTGGTTTCCAAGGAATCTATGAAAATGAAAGTAGAACTACTGAGATGTTGGCTGCAGCATCCGCAGTGGGAGTTGCCAGTTGCTTTGCTGCTCCTGTTGGag GAGTACTCTTCAGTATAGAAGTAACAACCACATATTTCGCCGTTAGAAACTACTGGAGAGGATTCTTTGCAGCTGTTTGTGGAGCTACCATGTTTCGGCTGTTGGCGGTTTGGTTCCAGAGTGCCGATACAGTAACAGCTGTATTTAAAACTAACTTCTACATGGATTTTCCGTTTGATCCACAggaattgtttgtttttgctCTAATAGG AGCTTTCTGTGGATTGGGAGGAGCGTTTTACGTGTGGATGCATAGGCAATATGTAATGTTCATGAGAAGGAGTAAAACAATCAAtgcatttttacaaaaaaa TCGCTTCTTGTATCCTGGAATTGTTGCCCTTGCTGTATCCACTTTAACTTTTCCATTGGGAACTGGTCAATTCATAGCGG GTGACCTTACAACACACAACCAAGTTGTTGCCCTCTTCAGTAATTTCACATGGACCAAATCCAATCACACTCCTTTCGAAGAGAGCATAATCAAACATTGGAAGACTGACTATACTGGTGTGATATTTTGTCTCAACTGTtacgttatttttaat TTTATAGCATCTATAATATGTTCGACAATCCCAGTTCCAGCTGGAGCTTTCATTCCCGTGTTTAAAATCGGAGCGGCCATCGGAAGAATAGTTGGAGAACTTATGCATATGTGGTTTCCTCATG GAATGAGATATGGGGGCAACACATCATTCATAATACCAGGAGGATACGCCACTGTCGGAGCAGCTGCGTTCTCAGGTTCTGTGACCCATACAATCTCAGTTTCTGTGATAGTCTTCGAAATGACTGGTCAAATATCTCATATTATTCCCATTATGATAGCTGTCCTTATATCGAATGCCATAGCCAGTTTACTAGCCCCTAGCATGTACGACAGCATTATCTTGATTAAGAAACTGCCGTATCTGCCTGATTTGCTGCCTAGTAGCAGTG gaaTGTATAACGTATATGTGGAAGACTTCATGGTGAGAGacataaaatatatcttcCATGGAATGACCTATGAGGAACTGAAGCAATTACTGAAGGAAAATAGAAAACTGCAGAGTTTCCCTCTTGTAGATAAGCCTGACAGTATGATCTTGTTGGGAAGTATACAGAGACTTCAACTGATTCAG TTGATAGAGAAACATATTGGAAGGGAAAGAAGATTGCAAGTGGCGGCCATACGGAAAAGAGAAGCCGAAGAGAAAGCCAGGGAAGAAGCTCTGCGCCAagttgaagaaagaaaacgaCGCCCATCCAGGTTCCAAGTTACACCTGCCCCTGATACGTTGGAAAGACAACTTCCTGAGAACAATTTGGAACCCCATCAg cACACTTACACACCGAACTTTGGTACGCAACCAAGGAAATCTATTCTCAAGAAGACTAACTCCTTCACTTTGAAGGGGTTTTCTCCTTTTATGAATACCAGCCCAGGAAGTACTCCCTATACAACAGTAACAGGAGCTGAAAGTAGGATTCGACATGCGTTTGAGGCGATTTTCAG AAAATCTGCCCAACTGCAAGACGTATCAAGGGGCGAAAGTCAGCAAGTACTGGACAATCCCAGTAGTTTCGACAGTAAACCCAAAATTGTACCCACAAGTCCTACAACTTCTAAGAAAGTTCAgttg CCCCGGGAACGAGTCTGCGACATGAGTACTGAAGATCAAAAGAATTGGGAAGACGAAGAAATGCGTCAGCCAGTGGACTTCACTTTCTGCCACATTGATCCTGCTCCTTTCCAGCTAGTCGAAAGGACTTCACTTTTGAAGGTTCATTCTCTGTTTTCTATGGTAGGCGTCAATCATGCCTACGTTACAGCCATTG GTAAATTGGTAGGTGTAGTGGGGCTTAAAGAGCTTAGAAAAGCTATCGAAGACGCGAACAGTGGAAACTTACCTCAGCACGCAGAAGCAAATGAGACTGGAACGGTTACTGTAAATGACGTTAAAGAGCCTTTAGAAGAAGTAGATGCCAGTACGCAGTTGGTGTCCAAAGTGTGA
- the ClC-a gene encoding chloride channel protein 2 isoform X1: MDKPSDGFLDEHEVAATDQDWDDFEKFLRKKKKSGSGQVAFYPLPAPEEEYQNTLMYGRYSRQLGEFAKLEGLKAQEKRRLKEEKARKKELRGYQGKLAKSISFLWKHTFARLGEDWVFLALLGIIMALISFIMDSGIFICNAARLWLYNDLTRHPAAQYAAWVFLPVTLILFSAGFVHLVAPQSIGSGIPEMKTILRGVALKEYLTFKTLVAKVIGLTTTLGSGIPLGKEGPFVHIASISATLLSKLVTGFQGIYENESRTTEMLAAASAVGVASCFAAPVGGVLFSIEVTTTYFAVRNYWRGFFAAVCGATMFRLLAVWFQSADTVTAVFKTNFYMDFPFDPQELFVFALIGAFCGLGGAFYVWMHRQYVMFMRRSKTINAFLQKNRFLYPGIVALAVSTLTFPLGTGQFIAGDLTTHNQVVALFSNFTWTKSNHTPFEESIIKHWKTDYTGVIFCLNCYVIFNFIASIICSTIPVPAGAFIPVFKIGAAIGRIVGELMHMWFPHGMRYGGNTSFIIPGGYATVGAAAFSGSVTHTISVSVIVFEMTGQISHIIPIMIAVLISNAIASLLAPSMYDSIILIKKLPYLPDLLPSSSGMYNVYVEDFMVRDIKYIFHGMTYEELKQLLKENRKLQSFPLVDKPDSMILLGSIQRLQLIQLIEKHIGRERRLQVAAIRKREAEEKAREEALRQVEERKRRPSRFQVTPAPDTLERQLPENNLEPHQHTYTPNFGTQPRKSILKKTNSFTLKGFSPFMNTSPGSTPYTTVTGAESRIRHAFEAIFRKSAQLQDVSRGESQQVLDNPSSFDSKPKIVPTSPTTSKKVQLPRERVCDMSTEDQKNWEDEEMRQPVDFTFCHIDPAPFQLVERTSLLKVHSLFSMVGVNHAYVTAIGKLVGVVGLKELRKAIEDANSGNLPQHAEANETGTVTVNDVKEPLEEVDASTQLVSKV, encoded by the exons ATGGATAAACCGTCAGACGGCTTCTTGGATGAACATGAAGTCGCTGCTACTGATCAGGACTGGGATgatttcgaaaaattcttgcgaaaaaaaaaaaaaagtggttCTGGTCAAGTAGCTTTTTATCCTTTACCTGCCCCGGAAGAAGAATATCAGAACACATTA ATGTATGGCCGGTATAGCCGTCAGCTCGGAGAATTCGCGAAACTTGAAGGATTGAAAGCACAGGAGAAGAGGAGGTTGAAAGAGGAGAAAGCTAGGAAGAAAGAGCTTAGAGGATATCAGG GCAAACTTGCAAAATCTATATCGTTCCTATGGAAACACACTTTTGCGAGACTAGGAGAAGACTGGGTCTTTCTGGCCCTATTGGGCATAATCATGGCCCTTATAAGTTTTATTATGGATAGTGGCATATTCATATGTAATGCAG CTAGATTATGGTTGTATAACGACCTCACCCGCCATCCAGCGGCCCAGTATGCAGCATGGGTCTTCTTACCAGTAACGTTAATATTGTTTAGTGCAGGATTTGTGCATCTGGTAGCACCTCAATCAATAG GTTCTGGAATTCCGGAAATGAAAACGATTCTACGAGGAGTGGCTCTTAAGGAATACCTCACTTTCAAAACTTTAGTTGCCAAAGTTATCGGATTGACCACCACTTTAG GCAGTGGAATACCTCTAGGAAAGGAAGGTCCCTTTGTCCACATCGCCAGTATCTCAGCTACATTGCTCAGTAAGCTGGTTACTGGTTTCCAAGGAATCTATGAAAATGAAAGTAGAACTACTGAGATGTTGGCTGCAGCATCCGCAGTGGGAGTTGCCAGTTGCTTTGCTGCTCCTGTTGGag GAGTACTCTTCAGTATAGAAGTAACAACCACATATTTCGCCGTTAGAAACTACTGGAGAGGATTCTTTGCAGCTGTTTGTGGAGCTACCATGTTTCGGCTGTTGGCGGTTTGGTTCCAGAGTGCCGATACAGTAACAGCTGTATTTAAAACTAACTTCTACATGGATTTTCCGTTTGATCCACAggaattgtttgtttttgctCTAATAGG AGCTTTCTGTGGATTGGGAGGAGCGTTTTACGTGTGGATGCATAGGCAATATGTAATGTTCATGAGAAGGAGTAAAACAATCAAtgcatttttacaaaaaaa TCGCTTCTTGTATCCTGGAATTGTTGCCCTTGCTGTATCCACTTTAACTTTTCCATTGGGAACTGGTCAATTCATAGCGG GTGACCTTACAACACACAACCAAGTTGTTGCCCTCTTCAGTAATTTCACATGGACCAAATCCAATCACACTCCTTTCGAAGAGAGCATAATCAAACATTGGAAGACTGACTATACTGGTGTGATATTTTGTCTCAACTGTtacgttatttttaat TTTATAGCATCTATAATATGTTCGACAATCCCAGTTCCAGCTGGAGCTTTCATTCCCGTGTTTAAAATCGGAGCGGCCATCGGAAGAATAGTTGGAGAACTTATGCATATGTGGTTTCCTCATG GAATGAGATATGGGGGCAACACATCATTCATAATACCAGGAGGATACGCCACTGTCGGAGCAGCTGCGTTCTCAGGTTCTGTGACCCATACAATCTCAGTTTCTGTGATAGTCTTCGAAATGACTGGTCAAATATCTCATATTATTCCCATTATGATAGCTGTCCTTATATCGAATGCCATAGCCAGTTTACTAGCCCCTAGCATGTACGACAGCATTATCTTGATTAAGAAACTGCCGTATCTGCCTGATTTGCTGCCTAGTAGCAGTG gaaTGTATAACGTATATGTGGAAGACTTCATGGTGAGAGacataaaatatatcttcCATGGAATGACCTATGAGGAACTGAAGCAATTACTGAAGGAAAATAGAAAACTGCAGAGTTTCCCTCTTGTAGATAAGCCTGACAGTATGATCTTGTTGGGAAGTATACAGAGACTTCAACTGATTCAG TTGATAGAGAAACATATTGGAAGGGAAAGAAGATTGCAAGTGGCGGCCATACGGAAAAGAGAAGCCGAAGAGAAAGCCAGGGAAGAAGCTCTGCGCCAagttgaagaaagaaaacgaCGCCCATCCAGGTTCCAAGTTACACCTGCCCCTGATACGTTGGAAAGACAACTTCCTGAGAACAATTTGGAACCCCATCAg cACACTTACACACCGAACTTTGGTACGCAACCAAGGAAATCTATTCTCAAGAAGACTAACTCCTTCACTTTGAAGGGGTTTTCTCCTTTTATGAATACCAGCCCAGGAAGTACTCCCTATACAACAGTAACAGGAGCTGAAAGTAGGATTCGACATGCGTTTGAGGCGATTTTCAG AAAATCTGCCCAACTGCAAGACGTATCAAGGGGCGAAAGTCAGCAAGTACTGGACAATCCCAGTAGTTTCGACAGTAAACCCAAAATTGTACCCACAAGTCCTACAACTTCTAAGAAAGTTCAgttg CCCCGGGAACGAGTCTGCGACATGAGTACTGAAGATCAAAAGAATTGGGAAGACGAAGAAATGCGTCAGCCAGTGGACTTCACTTTCTGCCACATTGATCCTGCTCCTTTCCAGCTAGTCGAAAGGACTTCACTTTTGAAGGTTCATTCTCTGTTTTCTATGGTAGGCGTCAATCATGCCTACGTTACAGCCATTG GTAAATTGGTAGGTGTAGTGGGGCTTAAAGAGCTTAGAAAAGCTATCGAAGACGCGAACAGTGGAAACTTACCTCAGCACGCAGAAGCAAATGAGACTGGAACGGTTACTGTAAATGACGTTAAAGAGCCTTTAGAAGAAGTAGATGCCAGTACGCAGTTGGTGTCCAAAGTGTGA
- the ClC-a gene encoding chloride channel protein 2 isoform X3 yields MDKPSDGFLDEHEVAATDQDWDDFEKFLRKKKKSGSGQVAFYPLPAPEEEYQNTLMYGRYSRQLGEFAKLEGLKAQEKRRLKEEKARKKELRGYQGSGIPEMKTILRGVALKEYLTFKTLVAKVIGLTTTLGSGIPLGKEGPFVHIASISATLLSKLVTGFQGIYENESRTTEMLAAASAVGVASCFAAPVGGVLFSIEVTTTYFAVRNYWRGFFAAVCGATMFRLLAVWFQSADTVTAVFKTNFYMDFPFDPQELFVFALIGAFCGLGGAFYVWMHRQYVMFMRRSKTINAFLQKNRFLYPGIVALAVSTLTFPLGTGQFIAGDLTTHNQVVALFSNFTWTKSNHTPFEESIIKHWKTDYTGVIFCLNCYVIFNFIASIICSTIPVPAGAFIPVFKIGAAIGRIVGELMHMWFPHGMRYGGNTSFIIPGGYATVGAAAFSGSVTHTISVSVIVFEMTGQISHIIPIMIAVLISNAIASLLAPSMYDSIILIKKLPYLPDLLPSSSGMYNVYVEDFMVRDIKYIFHGMTYEELKQLLKENRKLQSFPLVDKPDSMILLGSIQRLQLIQLIEKHIGRERRLQVAAIRKREAEEKAREEALRQVEERKRRPSRFQVTPAPDTLERQLPENNLEPHQHTYTPNFGTQPRKSILKKTNSFTLKGFSPFMNTSPGSTPYTTVTGAESRIRHAFEAIFRKSAQLQDVSRGESQQVLDNPSSFDSKPKIVPTSPTTSKKVQLPRERVCDMSTEDQKNWEDEEMRQPVDFTFCHIDPAPFQLVERTSLLKVHSLFSMVGVNHAYVTAIGKLVGVVGLKELRKAIEDANSGNLPQHAEANETGTVTVNDVKEPLEEVDASTQLVSKV; encoded by the exons ATGGATAAACCGTCAGACGGCTTCTTGGATGAACATGAAGTCGCTGCTACTGATCAGGACTGGGATgatttcgaaaaattcttgcgaaaaaaaaaaaaaagtggttCTGGTCAAGTAGCTTTTTATCCTTTACCTGCCCCGGAAGAAGAATATCAGAACACATTA ATGTATGGCCGGTATAGCCGTCAGCTCGGAGAATTCGCGAAACTTGAAGGATTGAAAGCACAGGAGAAGAGGAGGTTGAAAGAGGAGAAAGCTAGGAAGAAAGAGCTTAGAGGATATCAGG GTTCTGGAATTCCGGAAATGAAAACGATTCTACGAGGAGTGGCTCTTAAGGAATACCTCACTTTCAAAACTTTAGTTGCCAAAGTTATCGGATTGACCACCACTTTAG GCAGTGGAATACCTCTAGGAAAGGAAGGTCCCTTTGTCCACATCGCCAGTATCTCAGCTACATTGCTCAGTAAGCTGGTTACTGGTTTCCAAGGAATCTATGAAAATGAAAGTAGAACTACTGAGATGTTGGCTGCAGCATCCGCAGTGGGAGTTGCCAGTTGCTTTGCTGCTCCTGTTGGag GAGTACTCTTCAGTATAGAAGTAACAACCACATATTTCGCCGTTAGAAACTACTGGAGAGGATTCTTTGCAGCTGTTTGTGGAGCTACCATGTTTCGGCTGTTGGCGGTTTGGTTCCAGAGTGCCGATACAGTAACAGCTGTATTTAAAACTAACTTCTACATGGATTTTCCGTTTGATCCACAggaattgtttgtttttgctCTAATAGG AGCTTTCTGTGGATTGGGAGGAGCGTTTTACGTGTGGATGCATAGGCAATATGTAATGTTCATGAGAAGGAGTAAAACAATCAAtgcatttttacaaaaaaa TCGCTTCTTGTATCCTGGAATTGTTGCCCTTGCTGTATCCACTTTAACTTTTCCATTGGGAACTGGTCAATTCATAGCGG GTGACCTTACAACACACAACCAAGTTGTTGCCCTCTTCAGTAATTTCACATGGACCAAATCCAATCACACTCCTTTCGAAGAGAGCATAATCAAACATTGGAAGACTGACTATACTGGTGTGATATTTTGTCTCAACTGTtacgttatttttaat TTTATAGCATCTATAATATGTTCGACAATCCCAGTTCCAGCTGGAGCTTTCATTCCCGTGTTTAAAATCGGAGCGGCCATCGGAAGAATAGTTGGAGAACTTATGCATATGTGGTTTCCTCATG GAATGAGATATGGGGGCAACACATCATTCATAATACCAGGAGGATACGCCACTGTCGGAGCAGCTGCGTTCTCAGGTTCTGTGACCCATACAATCTCAGTTTCTGTGATAGTCTTCGAAATGACTGGTCAAATATCTCATATTATTCCCATTATGATAGCTGTCCTTATATCGAATGCCATAGCCAGTTTACTAGCCCCTAGCATGTACGACAGCATTATCTTGATTAAGAAACTGCCGTATCTGCCTGATTTGCTGCCTAGTAGCAGTG gaaTGTATAACGTATATGTGGAAGACTTCATGGTGAGAGacataaaatatatcttcCATGGAATGACCTATGAGGAACTGAAGCAATTACTGAAGGAAAATAGAAAACTGCAGAGTTTCCCTCTTGTAGATAAGCCTGACAGTATGATCTTGTTGGGAAGTATACAGAGACTTCAACTGATTCAG TTGATAGAGAAACATATTGGAAGGGAAAGAAGATTGCAAGTGGCGGCCATACGGAAAAGAGAAGCCGAAGAGAAAGCCAGGGAAGAAGCTCTGCGCCAagttgaagaaagaaaacgaCGCCCATCCAGGTTCCAAGTTACACCTGCCCCTGATACGTTGGAAAGACAACTTCCTGAGAACAATTTGGAACCCCATCAg cACACTTACACACCGAACTTTGGTACGCAACCAAGGAAATCTATTCTCAAGAAGACTAACTCCTTCACTTTGAAGGGGTTTTCTCCTTTTATGAATACCAGCCCAGGAAGTACTCCCTATACAACAGTAACAGGAGCTGAAAGTAGGATTCGACATGCGTTTGAGGCGATTTTCAG AAAATCTGCCCAACTGCAAGACGTATCAAGGGGCGAAAGTCAGCAAGTACTGGACAATCCCAGTAGTTTCGACAGTAAACCCAAAATTGTACCCACAAGTCCTACAACTTCTAAGAAAGTTCAgttg CCCCGGGAACGAGTCTGCGACATGAGTACTGAAGATCAAAAGAATTGGGAAGACGAAGAAATGCGTCAGCCAGTGGACTTCACTTTCTGCCACATTGATCCTGCTCCTTTCCAGCTAGTCGAAAGGACTTCACTTTTGAAGGTTCATTCTCTGTTTTCTATGGTAGGCGTCAATCATGCCTACGTTACAGCCATTG GTAAATTGGTAGGTGTAGTGGGGCTTAAAGAGCTTAGAAAAGCTATCGAAGACGCGAACAGTGGAAACTTACCTCAGCACGCAGAAGCAAATGAGACTGGAACGGTTACTGTAAATGACGTTAAAGAGCCTTTAGAAGAAGTAGATGCCAGTACGCAGTTGGTGTCCAAAGTGTGA